A genomic window from Chlorobium phaeobacteroides DSM 266 includes:
- a CDS encoding IS1380-like element ISCph6 family transposase gives MQLPYTNIHTDQPNQQALFPDCFEVSVAPVKGKKVVLDFQGGNATSDAGVLLLKEVESMTRIVPKLADCIADSRRTSSVMHSIPDLIAQRVYQIACGYEDGNDSNSMRKDPALKMALNRLPESGDDLASQPTFSRLENMVTRPELYRMAVGFLDHFLDSYTEAPRVIVLDFDDTEDVVHGKQQLALFNGYHQETCYQPLHVFEGLTGKLIASILRPGRRPTGKEIVSYVKRIVRHIRSRWPETIIVYRGDSHYGVPEVYSFLAREQNCYSVTGLGGNDVLLRSVKDIIEEVKKHGAGYRRYHTFQYQARSWKETRRVVAKVEMTEKGLNVRFISTDMQEAKAKTLYEQIYSARGNDELYIKAHKTFMKSDRTSCHRFLANQFRVFLHSAAYVLVHAFQTNLLRGTALATATFETIRLKLLKIGAKVIEMKTRIKVHLPTSYPYKPILNKCFAVLEHLRSVPWPSTAIP, from the coding sequence ATGCAACTCCCTTACACCAATATACACACTGACCAACCCAACCAACAAGCGCTATTTCCTGATTGTTTCGAAGTATCCGTTGCCCCTGTCAAGGGCAAAAAAGTGGTTCTTGATTTCCAGGGAGGCAACGCCACCAGCGATGCCGGTGTCCTGCTGTTGAAGGAAGTCGAGTCCATGACCAGGATCGTTCCGAAGCTTGCCGATTGCATTGCTGATTCCCGTCGGACCTCATCTGTCATGCATTCGATCCCTGACCTGATCGCCCAGCGGGTCTACCAGATCGCCTGCGGCTATGAGGACGGCAACGACAGCAATTCCATGCGGAAGGATCCCGCTCTCAAGATGGCCCTCAACCGTCTTCCTGAAAGCGGCGATGACCTTGCCAGCCAGCCTACCTTCAGCAGGCTGGAGAACATGGTTACCCGTCCGGAGCTCTATCGTATGGCTGTCGGGTTCCTCGATCATTTCCTTGACTCCTACACCGAGGCACCGCGGGTCATCGTCCTGGACTTTGACGATACCGAGGATGTTGTTCATGGCAAACAGCAGCTGGCGCTTTTCAACGGCTATCACCAGGAGACCTGTTACCAGCCTCTCCATGTTTTCGAGGGGTTGACTGGCAAGCTGATCGCCTCGATCCTTCGCCCCGGCAGGCGTCCTACCGGCAAGGAGATTGTATCATACGTGAAGCGCATTGTCCGCCATATCCGGAGCAGGTGGCCGGAAACAATCATCGTCTACCGCGGCGACAGCCATTACGGTGTGCCGGAAGTCTACTCCTTCCTTGCCAGAGAGCAGAACTGCTACAGCGTGACCGGCCTCGGCGGTAATGACGTGCTGCTTCGCTCCGTCAAGGACATTATTGAGGAGGTCAAGAAGCATGGAGCCGGATACCGCCGTTACCATACCTTTCAGTATCAGGCACGGAGCTGGAAGGAGACCCGCAGAGTGGTCGCCAAGGTCGAGATGACCGAAAAGGGGCTGAACGTGCGCTTCATCAGCACCGACATGCAGGAGGCAAAGGCCAAGACTCTGTACGAGCAGATTTACAGTGCACGTGGCAACGATGAACTCTACATCAAGGCGCATAAAACGTTCATGAAAAGCGACCGGACCTCATGCCATCGCTTTCTTGCCAACCAGTTCAGGGTCTTCCTGCATTCGGCGGCCTATGTCCTGGTCCACGCCTTCCAGACCAACCTGCTCCGGGGCACCGCCCTTGCCACGGCGACCTTCGAGACAATCCGATTGAAGCTCCTGAAAATCGGAGCGAAGGTCATTGAGATGAAGACACGCATCAAGGTGCATCTGCCGACCTCATATCCGTACAAACCGATACTGAACAAGTGCTTCGCCGTCCTTGAGCACCTGCGATCAGTCCCATGGCCATCAACAGCAATTCCGTAA
- a CDS encoding IS4 family transposase has protein sequence MPKFRFKNTLFSMDATVIDLCLRVFPWAEFRQRKGAIKLHYLYDHRSSLPAFMVMTDGKKSDIRVARSQEKLDFHLLPDSIVSFDRAYIDFEWLYTLDQRKVWFVTRSKANIQYRIIGQHQPIKNKQVTRDERIELIIEKSRAKYLKPLRLVCYTDQETGKAYEFITNNIKLAASTIAAIYKSRWQIETFFRWIKQNLKIKSFQGTSQNAVLSQTWIAMCYYLRLSYIKFKTKYRHSLQELTRMIAAVLIEHRLLIDISSLRSR, from the coding sequence ATCCCTAAGTTCCGGTTCAAGAATACACTTTTCTCAATGGATGCAACCGTCATTGATCTCTGCCTGAGAGTTTTTCCCTGGGCAGAATTCCGTCAACGCAAGGGAGCCATCAAATTGCACTACCTCTATGATCACCGTAGCTCGTTGCCGGCATTCATGGTCATGACTGATGGCAAAAAGAGCGATATCCGGGTGGCAAGAAGCCAGGAGAAACTTGATTTTCACCTGCTGCCGGACAGCATCGTTTCGTTTGACCGGGCCTATATCGACTTCGAATGGCTGTACACCCTTGATCAGCGCAAGGTCTGGTTCGTGACCCGCTCAAAAGCAAACATTCAGTACCGAATCATCGGACAGCATCAACCGATCAAAAACAAGCAGGTAACACGAGACGAAAGAATCGAACTGATAATCGAGAAATCGAGAGCAAAATATCTAAAACCGCTTCGATTGGTCTGCTATACTGATCAAGAAACCGGCAAGGCGTATGAGTTCATTACCAACAACATAAAACTCGCAGCCTCAACGATCGCAGCCATTTACAAGTCACGCTGGCAGATCGAAACGTTCTTCAGGTGGATCAAGCAAAACCTAAAAATCAAATCATTCCAGGGCACCAGTCAGAATGCGGTATTGTCGCAGACCTGGATAGCCATGTGCTACTATCTCCGGTTATCATACATCAAGTTTAAGACAAAATACCGACATTCATTGCAGGAATTGACCAGAATGATCGCTGCTGTACTCATAGAGCATCGCCTGTTGATCGATATTTCGTCTCTAAGGAGTCGTTAA